The segment CCATCAGTGGGATACTCACCAAAAAATCACACTTTTCCTTAACCAAACGACTGAGTCCCTTACCTTCGCTGCCTATTGCCAGCACCAACGGCATGCGCATGTCTGTCTGATAGATACTCTGTGCCGCACCCGCTTGTGCACCCATCACCCAGAATCCTTGGTCTTTAAGCTGGTCTATAGTACGGGCTAAATTGGTTACAGCAACCACCGGAACGTGCTCAACAGCACCAGCAGCTACCTTTAATACCGCGGGTGTCATGCCCACGGCACGGCGATTGGGAATAATTAACGCCTTAACTCCCGCGGCCTCTGCCGTACGTAAAATCGCGCCAAAATTTTGTGGATCCTGCAGGTGGTCCAATAACAAAAAAATGGGGTCTTCCTCAGCATTAATTGACCCCATTACCTCCTCAATAGCTGCATATGCTACGGGTTTGGCAAAAGCAATGATACCTTGATGACCCCCGGTAACCGCTAATTGCTGAATTTCCTTTTTATCCAGCCATTTAACGGGAATACTCGCCCGGGCGCACAATTCAGCTATTTCTGATATGACCTGCCCTTTACTCCCTTTAGCAATGCAAAGCTTTTCCATTTCCCGGTTGGCCTTTAATGCTTCTACCACCGGATTGCGTCCTTCGATTTGATCCAAGATACATCCCACCTAACCTCGTGTAACTACATTTTTTATCCTGCCGCAGGACATAGCACCTTCATAGCAAACTCCCTGAGAGACACATGCGGCCCCTGCCTTTTGAAAAATTACCGGGGCAACCTGACGGACTTGACTCAACATTTCGTCTGCCAATTGCCGTATTTCCCACTGCGCTCTGCGGCAACAGCGGTGTTGAAAGAAATTAAGCAGACTGCGCGCATTAAAAGTGGCTACAAATTTAGTTTCACAAGCAGACGGCAGAATATACCTCGCGTCTTCTTTTGCAACAATTTTCGCTAACTCCGCATAAGCATCAGCAATAACACTCATTTGTTCACGATATAATACCAGCGCCTGTTCATTTTCTTTAATCGCAGGGGGAACTATGTATTGAAAATCTTGCTCACTAACATAGCGTTGGGACTTCTGAGAATATGAGGCAATACGATGTCTGACCATTTGATGACTGAGTACCCTGCTTACACCTTCGATGGCAAAAGTAAATGAAATGTGCTCCAGAGGGGATAAATGGCCCATGGATATCAATTTGCTCAAAAACTCCTGGGTTCGCCCATCATCCATATCTTCTAATAATTTATCAGCCCCTATTGGAGAGTAGCATAATCTAGCTGCAGCAGCTACCTTCTTTTCGGGTTGGTCGGTGTAGCTTAATAGCGATACTTTCATATTCTAGCCCCCATTCTTCCTGTTTGTATCCAGCTCTTCTAAAAATGATAACAACTCCTCCACCCGCTTCTCCTCGCCGCAAAGATGAAGAAAACCAATCAGACACTCTAAACCCGTACTGTGGCGGTATGTGGCAACATCGGTATACTTGGGAACACTACCTGTTTTCACATTTCTGCCTCTTCGGGCAACGGCTCTCTCATCCGGCGTAAGACGGTCTACTAAAAAATGAAACAGTTCTGCCTGGGCAGATGCATTTACCAGACCCACTACTCGTTTGTGCAGGGCATTTATACGTGCAGGTTTTTGCAGAACTATTTTACGCCGGACATATATTTCATAAACGGCATCGCCTATATATGCCAGCGCTGCCGGCGACATCTGGGAAACTTCCTGACGAGAAAGGGGTGTCCATCCCATGTTTAAGCCCACTTCCAGCGGCATCCTTGGGGAGTATCTTCCAGATTGATACCCTTGTCAGCCAGTTGGTCACGAATAAGATCCGCAGCAGCCCAGTCTTTCTTTGCCCGAGCCTGTTGCCGCACTTCTATCAGCAGCTCAATTAAGTCCTGCACCATTCCCTCATCGCCAACCGCCTTTTCATTCGCATCAAAAATGCCCAATACATCAACGCCAAAGTCATTATATAATTTATCACAAGCCGAAAGAACCGAAGACTGCTGCGCCGTCAAGCTGCCTCCCTCCTTAATTAACCCATCCCTATACTTGTTGATGTCTTTGCTTATCTCAAAGAGCACCGCTATTGCCAAAGCGGTGTTAAAGTCGTCATCCATGGCCTCTGTAAACTTGCCCCGGGCCTGTTCAACTAATTTATACATTGCCAGCTCATTACCAGATAGTGCTTCTATTTCCCGCGGGTCAACATCTTTCCCGTCAGCCAATAATTCCCGGACACCATCCCGAGCGGTTTTCAACCTCTCCAGCCCCCGGGCACTCATTTCTAATTTCTCATCATCAAAATCCAATGGGCTCCGGTAATGGGTGGAAAGTAGATAGAAGCGTACTACATCGGAACAAAACTTGTCTAATATTTCCCGTACCAAAAAGAAATTTCCGAGAGACTTGGACATCTTTTCTTGGTTTACCGTAATAAATCCATTATGCAGCCAGTGCTTAACAAATGGCTGCTGATTGGAATACGCCTCCGCCTGGGCGATTTCATTTTCATGATGCGGGAAAATTAAATCGAAGCCGCCGCCATGAATGTCGAAACCATTAAATAAATATTTTAAAGACATGGCTGAACACTCTATATGCCATCCGGGCCTGCCCAAGCCCCAGGGGCTTTCCCAAGCGGGCTCAGTAGGTTTAGCCGCTTTCCACAGGGCAAAATCCAGCGGGTCTTTCTTACTGGTATCTACTTCCACCCGGGCTCCAGACCTAAGGTCATCGAGATCCCGTCGGGAAAGCTTCCCATAACTCGGGAAACTTCTTACATCAAAGTAGACACTGCCGTCTAGTTCGTAGGCATGTCCATTGTCAATAATGGTGCTTACCATCTCAATTATTTCATCCATATGCTCCGTGACCCTAGGATGATAGTTTGCCCGCCGTACCCCCAGAGCATCTGCATCTTTAAAGTATTCATCAATATATTTTAGTGCCAATTGAGCCGGAGTCTCGCCTTCCTCCTTGGCCCGATTGATGATTTTGTCATCGACATCGGTAAAGTTTTGTACATAAACTACCTGGTAGCCACGGTACTCCAAATAACGTCGGATCACATCGAAAACCACTATCGGCCGAGCGTTGCCTAAGTGAATATAATTGTAAGTGGTGGGCCCGCAGACATACATATGTACCTTTCCCGGCTCACGCGTAGTTAAGTCTTCCTTCGTCCGAGTTAACGTGTTGTAGAGTTTAACCATCATTTTTCCCCTCCATTTCTTCTATTCTCGCTTCTAACCTTTCAATCTTTCTCTGCAGGCAGAGAATCATCTCACCCATCGGGTCGGGCAGTTGCCCGTGCTGCAGGTCAACGACGCTGATATCTATATCTGCGATACTTCTACCGTTTCTAACCACAATTTTACCCGGAACCCCTACTACCGTACAATTGTCAGGGACGTCCCGAAGCACAACCGAACCTGCCCCAATTTTAACATTAGTGCCAATTATTATTGAACCAAGGACCTTTGCCCCGGTACTAACTACTACATTATCACCTAGGGTGGGATGCCTTTTGCCTTTCTCCTTACCCGTTCCACCCAGGGTAACACCCTGGTATAATGTTACGTTGTCTCCGAGCTCGGCGGTTTCCCCAATTACTACTCCCATACCATGATCAATAAACAACCCCTCGCCGATATGGGCTCCGGGGTGAATCTCTATCCCGGTTAGCCATCGGTTAAATTGGGAGGTAAACCGCGCCAAAAAATAGCGCTTACGAATAAACAGCCAATGGGCCACACGGTGCATCAGCACAGCATGGAAGCCCGGATAAGTAGCAATTATCTCCCAAACACTACGTGCCGCAGGATCACGCTCAAATACTACCTGAATATCTTTTTTTACCCTGGTAAACATTATCTGGCCTCCAAACATATCAGTACCGTAAATAAGAAAAGTGATTTCATCGCCTTCGTTGGTCTGAAGGCAATCTCTTATCCGCAACCCATAAATTTCCCATACATTAAAATAGCCCCTCAGACTCTTTCAGAGACGAGGGGCCGCGGTTCCACTCTGTTTAAACCGAATTTTGGTTTCACTTTTACATGATGTGGTAACGGCACAACCGGCACCGCCTACACAAGATAGCTATCCCTTCGGCAGATGCTGCTCAGGAATGCACTTCGGTGCAGCAGTTCTTGGACCGCTTTCAGCCGGTGACGGGTCCTCTCTTGAAAGCTTACTGCATCTACTCTTTCCTTCATAGCATTTAGTCAATTGTAATTTGTCATTATTATAACCTTGCTTTTTATTTATTGTCAACAAAAGCTATTGCTGGTTAGCCCTGGCCAGGCTGCTATTAACACGATTGGTACAAGTAGAAACCCCCAGTACAGGAATTAAGTCGTGCAGTTCCGGGCCGCGAGTTTTTCCAGTTAAAGCCACCCTCAATGGCATAAAAACCTGCTTGCCGCCGAGCTTAAGCTCCTTAGTGATGCTTTTAAGCATTTTCTTAACCACAGCCGGCTCCAGCTCTTCCAACTGAGCTAACTTTTGCTTAAAGCTTTCCATTACCCCGGGTACCTGCTCGTCCCTTAAGACGGCTAAAGTATCCTTGTCGGCAAAAGTTACTTCTTCCCCCAGCAGCAGCGGAAAGTGTTCTGATGCTTCAGCCACTTTAACCAGGTATGGCTGTATTACCCTAACCTGGGAAAGAAATACATCCCAATCTATCTCCTGTTCGTCATCGGGTACCAGCCCCGCCTCCTGCAAAAATGGCAGCGCCATTCGGGCAATCCTTTCAGTGTCTGTCTGACGAATATATACCCCGTTCAGCCAATTAAGTTTTTCGATGTCAAATACGGCCGGATTTTTGGCCACCCTGTCCAAAGAAAACTCTTGAACCAGCTCTTCAAGGGTGAACTTCTCTTCTTCCCCTTCCGGTGACCAGCCCAATAATGCCAAAAAGTTGACCAACGCTTCAGGCAGATAACCCTGTTTTTTATACTGAACCACGGAAGTAGCTCCATGACGCTTACTCATCTTAGCCCGATCCTTGCCCAAAATAAGGGAAATATGTGCGAATTTAGGTGCCTCTATGCCCAGTGCCTGATAAAGTAATACCTGCCTAGGAGTGTTGGAAAGGTGTTCCTCACCTCTGACAACGTGGGATATATTCATTAACGCATCATCCATTACCACGGCGAAATTATAAGTGGGTATCCCGTCAGATTTAACAATAATGTAATCACCCACACCATCACTATCAAAAACTACCCTGCCGCGCACCAGGTCATTAATAACTATCTGCTGCCCTTCAGGTACCCGGAAACGAATGACCGGTTTTCTACCCTGATTAAGAAATTCTTTTTCCTGTTCTTCGGTAAGACTGCGGCATCGTCCTAAATACCGGGGCAGTTCACCCTTTTCCATTAACTCCTGCCTATCCGCTTCTAATTCCTCCGTACTACAATAGCAGCGATAAGCATGTCCCGCTTCCAAAAGCTTATCCGTGTAATTTTTGTATGTATCTAACCGCTCCATTTGACGGTAAGGCCCATGCTCCCCACCGACCTGGATGCCTTCATCCCATTCCAACCCCAGCCATTTAAGCGAAGCCAGGATGTTTTCTTCCCATTCCAAAGCCGAGCGTTCTCGGTCTGTATCTTCAACTCTAACAATAAACTTTCCACCGTTTTTTTTAGCCAGCAAGTAATTAAATAAAGCCGACCGAGCTCCCCCAATATGTAAAGGTCCCGTAGGACTGGGCGCAAATCTTACTCTGATCATTACCAATACCTCCCTAGATATGTTTCACTAGCAATTATACCTTCAGCATTTTGCTTACGCAAACGCAAACAACCTTTACAAGACCAAGGTTGACCCAGGTATTTAAAGTACCATAGCAATAGCCTGAGCGGCTATGCCTTTACCTTCACCGGTATACCCCAGCCCTTCCGTAGTGGTGGCTTTAATGTTTATCTGGTCCTCTTTTAAAGCTGTCACATTGGCGAGCCGCGTAACCATTCGGGGGATGTAGGGACTCATTTTCGGCCTTTCCGCAATGATAATCCCGTCAATGTTACCTATTTCATAACCCTGTTCCCTAATCTTCCCTACCACTTCCGCCAACAGTTTTAGGCTAGAAATTCCCTGATACGACGGGTCGCTGTCTGGGAAATGTTTACCAATATCCCCTAGACCCACAGTGCCCAACAATGCATCCATAATTGCATGGGTTAAAACATCCGCATCAGAATGCCCCAACAGACCTAAGTGATAATCTATTAACTCACCGCCGACAATTAATTTCCTCTCCGGCACCAACCGGTGAACATCGTAACCAATTCCTACTCGCATGCGCTTTCCTCCATCATTACGGCTGCTATTTTAAGATCTGCGGGTGTGGTGACCTTAATGTTGCGGTAATCCCCCTCCACCACTCGAACATCACCTTGACACAGCTCCACCAGCATCGCATCATCATAAACTACGTCTGGCAAAGCTTTGTCATACGCTTCCTTTAATACTGAATAGCGAAAGGCCTGAGGTGTCTGGGCAGCCCAGAGGCAGCTTCGCTCAAGCGTCTGCCTCACATGCCCCTCGTCTCCTACTTCCTTAATGCAGTCCTTAACGTGCACTGCTGCTATGGCAGCACCGCATTCCAACGCCTTTTCCAAAACACGCTGAAGTAGAGACAATGTTAAAAGTGGCCGCGCTCCATCATGCACGACCACTAAATCAGTATCTTCACTACACTGCGCCAATCCTTTGGCAACAGAATGGACCCGTTCATCACCACCGGCTACCAGGGCTTTGATTTTCTTAAAAGCATGTTTGTCTAAAACCGCCGAGCGGCAAAGCTCTATTTCCTTATCTCTTACTACAACTATTATATCGTTAATCAGCGGGCTTCTCTCAAATTTTTCCAGCGTGTGAGCCAGGACCGGCTTGCCCTTCAATGAAATAAACTGCTTATTTACATTGCTTTTCATTCTGTTTCCCTGCCCCGCAGCAGGGATTATCGCAGTTATGTGAGGCATTGATATTCCCCTCGCTCTATTTGCTGGTTATTTGCTTTGTCTTGGCTTTTAGGCTTTGCAAAAATCATTCTTCCGGCCGCAGTTTGCAGCACGCTGGTTACCAAAACATTGATCGTTCGACCGATAAATCTTCTGCCATTTTCCACTACTATCATGGTGCCATCATCTAGATAACCAATCCCTTGTCCTGCTTCCTTACCATCCTTAATTACCTGCACGGACATCTCTTCGCCAGGCAGCACTACCGGCTTTACCGCATTTGCAAGCTCATTAATATTCAGCACCTTTACCTCTTGCAATTCAGCCACTTTATTTAAATTAAAGTCATTAGTAAGGATGTCCCCGTTAAGCTTCTGGGCTAATCGTACCAACTTGCTATCCACCTCTGATATATCGTCAAAATCCTCTTCATGAATTTTAACCAGTACATCAAATTCCTTACGCATTTTGTTTAAAATGTCTAATCCTCGACGACCGCGATTTCTTTTTAACAAATCGGAAGAATCGGCAATATGTCGAAGTTCTTCCAGGACAAATCCGGGAATAATTAATACCCCTTCAACAAACCCGGTTTTGCATATGTCTGCAATCCGTCCGTCAATAATGACGCTGGTATCTAAAATCTTCACCCTCGTTTTAGTGCCGCCAGTCTTTCCCGAATGCTTTTCTTTACCTGAGCGGGAAGGAAAAATAGCAGTAATATTTAACAATTCTTCCTTCTTTTTAACTCCAACACTCATGCCCAGATAACCAAAAATCAAACTTGCAAATAAGGGCAGCCAATTCCCTATCAAAGGAATTGTTTCTAAGGATGAACCTAACAACCACGCAATAATAAGACCAAAAATAAGTCCAACAGCCCCGCCAACAATATCCTGGATTGGCGTTTTGTAAAGTTTAACTTCCAACCAACCGGTAAACTGCACCACAAAACTGATTATGTATGGAGCGATGTAAAATCCAATTAATGCAGAAATAATGGCGCTTAGACCGATGATGGCCCATTTAACTTCTAAGGGACCGGTATACCACAAAAGAACCAGCGCATTGCTTAGGGAAAACC is part of the Metallumcola ferriviriculae genome and harbors:
- the gltX gene encoding glutamate--tRNA ligase encodes the protein MIRVRFAPSPTGPLHIGGARSALFNYLLAKKNGGKFIVRVEDTDRERSALEWEENILASLKWLGLEWDEGIQVGGEHGPYRQMERLDTYKNYTDKLLEAGHAYRCYCSTEELEADRQELMEKGELPRYLGRCRSLTEEQEKEFLNQGRKPVIRFRVPEGQQIVINDLVRGRVVFDSDGVGDYIIVKSDGIPTYNFAVVMDDALMNISHVVRGEEHLSNTPRQVLLYQALGIEAPKFAHISLILGKDRAKMSKRHGATSVVQYKKQGYLPEALVNFLALLGWSPEGEEEKFTLEELVQEFSLDRVAKNPAVFDIEKLNWLNGVYIRQTDTERIARMALPFLQEAGLVPDDEQEIDWDVFLSQVRVIQPYLVKVAEASEHFPLLLGEEVTFADKDTLAVLRDEQVPGVMESFKQKLAQLEELEPAVVKKMLKSITKELKLGGKQVFMPLRVALTGKTRGPELHDLIPVLGVSTCTNRVNSSLARANQQ
- the ispF gene encoding 2-C-methyl-D-erythritol 2,4-cyclodiphosphate synthase, producing the protein MRVGIGYDVHRLVPERKLIVGGELIDYHLGLLGHSDADVLTHAIMDALLGTVGLGDIGKHFPDSDPSYQGISSLKLLAEVVGKIREQGYEIGNIDGIIIAERPKMSPYIPRMVTRLANVTALKEDQINIKATTTEGLGYTGEGKGIAAQAIAMVL
- the ispD gene encoding 2-C-methyl-D-erythritol 4-phosphate cytidylyltransferase, whose protein sequence is MKSNVNKQFISLKGKPVLAHTLEKFERSPLINDIIVVVRDKEIELCRSAVLDKHAFKKIKALVAGGDERVHSVAKGLAQCSEDTDLVVVHDGARPLLTLSLLQRVLEKALECGAAIAAVHVKDCIKEVGDEGHVRQTLERSCLWAAQTPQAFRYSVLKEAYDKALPDVVYDDAMLVELCQGDVRVVEGDYRNIKVTTPADLKIAAVMMEESACE
- a CDS encoding PIN/TRAM domain-containing protein, coding for MVKKFVRLLIAVLAGWGGFSLSNALVLLWYTGPLEVKWAIIGLSAIISALIGFYIAPYIISFVVQFTGWLEVKLYKTPIQDIVGGAVGLIFGLIIAWLLGSSLETIPLIGNWLPLFASLIFGYLGMSVGVKKKEELLNITAIFPSRSGKEKHSGKTGGTKTRVKILDTSVIIDGRIADICKTGFVEGVLIIPGFVLEELRHIADSSDLLKRNRGRRGLDILNKMRKEFDVLVKIHEEDFDDISEVDSKLVRLAQKLNGDILTNDFNLNKVAELQEVKVLNINELANAVKPVVLPGEEMSVQVIKDGKEAGQGIGYLDDGTMIVVENGRRFIGRTINVLVTSVLQTAAGRMIFAKPKSQDKANNQQIERGEYQCLT
- the rlmB gene encoding 23S rRNA (guanosine(2251)-2'-O)-methyltransferase RlmB; the encoded protein is MDQIEGRNPVVEALKANREMEKLCIAKGSKGQVISEIAELCARASIPVKWLDKKEIQQLAVTGGHQGIIAFAKPVAYAAIEEVMGSINAEEDPIFLLLDHLQDPQNFGAILRTAEAAGVKALIIPNRRAVGMTPAVLKVAAGAVEHVPVVAVTNLARTIDQLKDQGFWVMGAQAGAAQSIYQTDMRMPLVLAIGSEGKGLSRLVKEKCDFLVSIPLMGKLNSLNAASAAAVVIFEALRQRLDG
- the cysE gene encoding serine O-acetyltransferase, encoding MFTRVKKDIQVVFERDPAARSVWEIIATYPGFHAVLMHRVAHWLFIRKRYFLARFTSQFNRWLTGIEIHPGAHIGEGLFIDHGMGVVIGETAELGDNVTLYQGVTLGGTGKEKGKRHPTLGDNVVVSTGAKVLGSIIIGTNVKIGAGSVVLRDVPDNCTVVGVPGKIVVRNGRSIADIDISVVDLQHGQLPDPMGEMILCLQRKIERLEARIEEMEGKNDG
- the cysS gene encoding cysteine--tRNA ligase — translated: MMVKLYNTLTRTKEDLTTREPGKVHMYVCGPTTYNYIHLGNARPIVVFDVIRRYLEYRGYQVVYVQNFTDVDDKIINRAKEEGETPAQLALKYIDEYFKDADALGVRRANYHPRVTEHMDEIIEMVSTIIDNGHAYELDGSVYFDVRSFPSYGKLSRRDLDDLRSGARVEVDTSKKDPLDFALWKAAKPTEPAWESPWGLGRPGWHIECSAMSLKYLFNGFDIHGGGFDLIFPHHENEIAQAEAYSNQQPFVKHWLHNGFITVNQEKMSKSLGNFFLVREILDKFCSDVVRFYLLSTHYRSPLDFDDEKLEMSARGLERLKTARDGVRELLADGKDVDPREIEALSGNELAMYKLVEQARGKFTEAMDDDFNTALAIAVLFEISKDINKYRDGLIKEGGSLTAQQSSVLSACDKLYNDFGVDVLGIFDANEKAVGDEGMVQDLIELLIEVRQQARAKKDWAAADLIRDQLADKGINLEDTPQGCRWKWA
- a CDS encoding Mini-ribonuclease 3 translates to MGWTPLSRQEVSQMSPAALAYIGDAVYEIYVRRKIVLQKPARINALHKRVVGLVNASAQAELFHFLVDRLTPDERAVARRGRNVKTGSVPKYTDVATYRHSTGLECLIGFLHLCGEEKRVEELLSFLEELDTNRKNGG
- the thyX gene encoding FAD-dependent thymidylate synthase, with protein sequence MKVSLLSYTDQPEKKVAAAARLCYSPIGADKLLEDMDDGRTQEFLSKLISMGHLSPLEHISFTFAIEGVSRVLSHQMVRHRIASYSQKSQRYVSEQDFQYIVPPAIKENEQALVLYREQMSVIADAYAELAKIVAKEDARYILPSACETKFVATFNARSLLNFFQHRCCRRAQWEIRQLADEMLSQVRQVAPVIFQKAGAACVSQGVCYEGAMSCGRIKNVVTRG